In Aestuariibaculum lutulentum, one DNA window encodes the following:
- a CDS encoding aminotransferase class V-fold PLP-dependent enzyme — MFNVETIRKDFPILSRKVNGKPLVYFDNAATSQTPQQVIDAIVDYYSNYNANIHRGVHTLSQEATDKYEQARQKIQAHFNAKHAHEIIFTSGTTHGINLVANGFSSLLTKDDEIIVSALEHHSNIVPWQMLCERTGATLKVIPMNQDGELVIPEFDNLLSNKTKLVFVNHISNALGTINPIEYIIKQAHLVGAAVLIDGAQSTPHIKPDVQALDVDFYVASAHKMCGPTGQGMLYGKEAWLKKLPPYQGGGEMIAEVTFEKTTYADLPHKFEAGTPNICGGIAFGAAVDYMNAIGFDTIAAYEHELLEYATEQLSTIEDLTIYGTSKHKTSVISFNLDGIHPYDVGSILDKLGIAVRTGHHCAQPIMNFYSIPGTVRASFAFYNTKAEIDALVTAVKKAKMMLS, encoded by the coding sequence ATGTTTAATGTAGAAACCATACGAAAAGACTTCCCTATTCTTTCACGCAAAGTAAACGGTAAACCTTTAGTATATTTTGATAATGCTGCAACTTCGCAAACACCTCAACAGGTTATTGATGCGATTGTAGATTATTATTCAAACTACAATGCCAACATTCACCGTGGTGTGCATACGTTAAGTCAGGAAGCCACCGATAAATACGAGCAGGCCCGACAAAAGATTCAGGCGCATTTTAATGCTAAACATGCGCACGAAATCATTTTCACATCAGGTACTACACATGGTATCAATTTAGTTGCTAACGGATTTTCATCACTATTAACAAAAGACGATGAAATTATCGTTTCAGCTTTAGAGCACCACAGTAATATTGTGCCGTGGCAAATGCTTTGTGAACGTACAGGAGCAACCTTAAAAGTCATCCCAATGAATCAGGATGGTGAATTGGTGATTCCTGAATTCGACAATCTGCTTTCAAATAAAACCAAACTGGTTTTCGTCAATCATATTTCTAATGCTTTAGGAACAATAAATCCTATTGAATATATCATAAAACAAGCTCACTTAGTTGGCGCTGCTGTTTTAATTGACGGTGCACAATCAACACCACATATCAAACCCGACGTACAGGCACTTGATGTTGATTTTTACGTTGCTTCTGCACATAAAATGTGTGGCCCAACAGGTCAGGGTATGCTTTATGGTAAAGAAGCATGGTTAAAAAAATTACCACCGTATCAAGGTGGAGGCGAAATGATTGCCGAAGTGACCTTCGAAAAAACCACTTACGCCGATTTACCTCATAAATTCGAGGCTGGAACCCCAAATATTTGTGGTGGTATCGCTTTTGGAGCTGCCGTTGATTATATGAATGCTATTGGATTCGATACAATAGCTGCCTACGAACACGAACTTTTAGAATACGCGACCGAACAATTGTCAACCATAGAAGACTTAACCATCTACGGTACTTCAAAACACAAAACATCTGTAATTTCGTTTAATCTGGATGGTATTCATCCATACGATGTAGGATCCATTTTAGACAAATTAGGCATTGCAGTTCGTACAGGTCACCACTGTGCACAACCTATCATGAATTTTTACAGTATTCCGGGTACGGTTAGAGCTTCTTTTGCCTTTTATAACACCAAAGCAGAAATCGATGCTTTAGTTACTGCTGTTAAAAAAGCTAAAATGATGCTTTCTTAA
- a CDS encoding zinc metalloprotease, whose protein sequence is MKKLILSMAALGLLFVACESEKNELTQEQEIDMSDFYVYTESDDAMAKSATSKNTLTPCYTMNVLNRQLQENPGLEQKMYAIEYHTRKFLTAKGKPTNPGGGGGDTGSTDVDVTIAEDGLGSINIPVYVHIVLPDANAVSNQQISAQIAVLNDDFNTKNTNQLPSGATDFINDVTTTDIHFTLAGTYRYDDPKSSWGTNDAVKAAYPPTTPETHLNIWVCNIGEGILGYAQFPGGNLATDGIVLLHESLPGGKAAPYNEGRTATHEVGHYLNLRHIWGDGRCRQDDFVEDTPSAGGANYGCPTYPSVSCQTPDMTMNYMDYTDDACMYMFTDGQTNRMRAIFTDGGSRASMLGN, encoded by the coding sequence ATGAAAAAATTAATTTTAAGCATGGCTGCTTTAGGATTACTATTTGTAGCCTGTGAGAGCGAAAAAAACGAACTCACTCAGGAACAAGAAATTGACATGAGTGATTTTTATGTTTACACCGAGTCTGATGATGCCATGGCAAAATCAGCCACTTCAAAAAACACGCTCACCCCTTGCTACACCATGAACGTCCTTAACCGTCAGCTTCAGGAAAATCCGGGTTTAGAGCAAAAAATGTACGCTATTGAGTATCATACCCGTAAATTTCTAACAGCTAAAGGAAAACCTACCAATCCTGGTGGTGGCGGTGGAGATACCGGAAGCACAGATGTTGATGTTACTATTGCTGAAGATGGCTTAGGTTCAATCAATATTCCTGTATATGTACATATTGTTTTGCCAGATGCTAACGCAGTTTCTAATCAGCAGATAAGTGCACAAATCGCAGTATTGAATGATGATTTTAACACAAAAAACACAAACCAACTACCAAGTGGAGCTACGGACTTCATTAACGATGTTACCACAACTGACATTCATTTCACCTTGGCGGGCACCTACAGATATGACGACCCAAAAAGTTCTTGGGGAACCAATGATGCAGTCAAAGCTGCATATCCCCCAACAACTCCAGAAACACATTTAAACATCTGGGTTTGTAATATTGGCGAAGGTATTTTAGGATATGCCCAATTCCCTGGAGGGAATTTAGCAACCGACGGTATTGTTTTATTACATGAAAGTTTACCTGGTGGAAAGGCTGCTCCATATAACGAAGGTAGAACTGCAACTCACGAAGTTGGTCACTACTTAAACCTCAGACATATCTGGGGTGACGGCAGATGTCGTCAAGATGATTTTGTGGAAGATACACCAAGCGCCGGAGGTGCCAACTATGGTTGCCCTACCTACCCTTCAGTTAGTTGTCAAACTCCTGATATGACCATGAATTATATGGATTATACCGACGATGCCTGTATGTA
- the sufC gene encoding Fe-S cluster assembly ATPase SufC: MLKIENLHARVEDKAILRGINLEVKPGEVHAIMGPNGSGKSTLSSVIAGKEEYEVTDGSIIFDGEDIDELAAEERAHKGIFLSFQYPVEIPGVSVTNFMKTAINETRKAQGLEEMPAKDMLKLIREKSELLEIDRKFLSRSLNEGFSGGEKKRNEIFQMAMLDPKLAILDETDSGLDIDALRIVANGVNKLKNENNAVVVITHYQRLLDYIVPDFVHVLYNGRIVKSGGKELAHELEEKGYDWIKEEVNAK; the protein is encoded by the coding sequence ATGTTAAAAATTGAGAATTTACACGCTCGTGTTGAGGATAAAGCGATTTTAAGAGGTATTAACCTTGAAGTTAAACCAGGTGAAGTACACGCTATTATGGGACCTAACGGTTCTGGAAAAAGTACCTTATCATCTGTAATCGCTGGAAAAGAAGAGTACGAAGTTACCGATGGTAGCATCATTTTTGATGGTGAAGATATTGACGAATTAGCGGCCGAAGAGCGCGCACACAAAGGTATCTTCTTATCATTTCAATATCCGGTAGAAATTCCTGGAGTTTCAGTAACAAACTTCATGAAAACAGCTATTAATGAAACTCGTAAAGCTCAGGGATTAGAAGAAATGCCTGCTAAAGACATGCTAAAATTAATCCGTGAGAAATCGGAGCTTTTAGAAATCGATCGCAAATTTTTATCTCGTTCTTTAAACGAAGGGTTCTCTGGTGGTGAAAAGAAACGTAACGAGATTTTCCAAATGGCTATGTTAGATCCTAAATTAGCTATTCTTGATGAAACTGACTCTGGCTTAGATATCGATGCGTTACGTATTGTTGCTAACGGAGTTAATAAATTAAAAAATGAAAATAATGCGGTTGTAGTTATTACACACTACCAACGTTTATTAGATTATATCGTACCGGATTTCGTTCACGTTTTATACAACGGACGTATTGTTAAATCTGGAGGAAAAGAATTAGCTCACGAATTAGAAGAGAAAGGTTACGACTGGATTAAAGAAGAAGTGAACGCTAAATAA
- a CDS encoding HesB/IscA family protein yields the protein MIKVSETAKKKVIELMQEDGFDPTTDYIRVGVKSGGCSGLSYDLKFDKEKVEDDKVFEDNGVQIIVDKKSFLYLIGTTLEYSGGLNGTGFVFNNPNANRTCGCGESFSL from the coding sequence ATGATAAAAGTTTCTGAAACAGCTAAGAAAAAAGTTATCGAGCTTATGCAGGAAGATGGCTTTGACCCGACTACCGATTATATTCGTGTTGGGGTAAAAAGTGGCGGTTGTTCTGGGCTATCTTACGATTTAAAGTTTGATAAAGAAAAAGTGGAAGACGATAAAGTTTTTGAAGACAATGGTGTTCAAATTATTGTTGACAAAAAAAGCTTTTTATACCTAATAGGAACGACTCTGGAATATTCTGGAGGATTAAACGGTACCGGATTTGTATTTAACAACCCGAATGCCAACAGAACTTGTGGTTGTGGTGAATCTTTTTCACTTTAA
- the sufD gene encoding Fe-S cluster assembly protein SufD, giving the protein MDLKDKLVSSFLAFENRVDVDAYVHDVRTDAIKIFEEQGFPSKKDEAWKYTSLNSILKQDYSIFPKQEVAIEYSDVKKYFIHDIDSYKIVFIDGKYSSHLSQTTHDGMDVCLMSAALSKPKYRLIIENYFNKAASKDSLTSLNTAFSSEGAFIHIPKNKVVEKPIQIVHFSTGSEAATMLQPRNLIVVDENSHVQIIERHQSLTDNPVLTNSVTEVFANKRAIVDYYKLQNDNLNASLIDNTFINQKRESIASVHTFSFGGKLTRNNLNFFQNGERIDSTLKGVTIIGDKQHVDHNTLVHHIEPNCESHQDYKGIFDDSSVGVFNGKVVVEKEAQKTNAFQANNNILVSDKATINTKPQLEIFADDVKCSHGCTIGQLDESAMFYMRSRGIPEKEAKGLLMYAFSNNVLSSVKIPEIKQRITKLIANKLGVNIGFDL; this is encoded by the coding sequence ATGGATTTAAAAGATAAATTAGTATCATCATTTCTAGCCTTCGAAAACCGTGTCGATGTCGATGCGTACGTTCACGATGTTAGAACCGATGCTATCAAAATATTCGAGGAACAAGGTTTTCCATCTAAAAAAGACGAAGCCTGGAAATACACCTCTTTAAACAGTATTTTAAAACAAGACTATAGCATTTTCCCTAAACAGGAAGTTGCTATAGAATATAGCGATGTAAAAAAATATTTCATTCACGATATCGACAGTTATAAAATTGTTTTTATCGATGGTAAATATTCATCACACCTATCGCAAACTACGCACGATGGTATGGATGTATGTTTAATGTCTGCGGCATTAAGCAAGCCTAAATACCGTTTGATTATCGAGAATTACTTTAACAAAGCAGCGAGCAAAGACAGTTTAACATCTTTAAACACAGCATTTTCAAGCGAAGGTGCTTTCATTCACATTCCAAAAAACAAAGTGGTAGAAAAACCAATTCAAATTGTACATTTTTCTACAGGAAGTGAAGCGGCTACTATGCTACAACCTCGTAACTTAATTGTTGTTGACGAGAATTCTCATGTACAAATCATAGAGCGTCACCAAAGCTTAACCGATAATCCTGTTTTAACCAACAGCGTTACCGAAGTATTTGCTAACAAACGTGCCATTGTTGATTACTACAAACTTCAAAACGATAATCTTAACGCTTCATTAATAGATAACACGTTTATTAACCAAAAGCGTGAAAGTATTGCTTCAGTACATACCTTCAGTTTTGGTGGTAAATTAACGCGAAACAATCTAAACTTCTTCCAGAATGGAGAACGTATCGATTCTACCCTTAAAGGAGTTACTATTATTGGCGACAAACAACATGTAGACCACAATACTTTAGTGCACCATATCGAGCCAAACTGCGAAAGTCACCAGGATTACAAAGGTATTTTCGACGATAGCTCAGTTGGGGTATTTAATGGTAAGGTTGTTGTTGAAAAAGAAGCGCAAAAAACCAACGCTTTCCAGGCTAACAACAACATTTTGGTAAGCGACAAAGCAACTATCAACACCAAACCGCAATTAGAAATTTTTGCTGATGATGTAAAGTGTTCTCACGGTTGTACTATTGGTCAGTTAGACGAAAGTGCAATGTTCTACATGCGTTCTCGTGGTATTCCAGAAAAAGAAGCCAAAGGACTTTTAATGTACGCGTTTAGTAACAACGTTTTAAGTTCGGTTAAAATTCCAGAAATAAAACAACGTATCACCAAGCTTATCGCCAACAAATTAGGCGTTAATATTGGTTTCGATCTGTAA
- the sufB gene encoding Fe-S cluster assembly protein SufB codes for MSKYTEDDLREELKTKEYEYGFYTDIESETFPVGLNEDIVRAISVKKEEPEWMTEWRLEAFRIWQGMTEPEWANVHYEKPDFQAISYYSAPNKKPKYDSLDEVDPELLATFEKLGISLDEQKKLAGVAMDVVVDSVSVATTFKKTLAEQGIIFCSISEAIKEHPELVKKYIGTVVPKTDNFYAALNSAVFSDGSFCYIPKGVRCPMELSTYFRINQAGTGQFERTLVIADEGSYVSYLEGCTAPSRDENQLHAAVVELIALDDAEIKYSTVQNWFPGNAEGKGGVYNFVTKRGLCEKNAKISWTQVETGSAVTWKYPSCVLKGDNSVGEFYSIAVTNNFQQADTGTKMIHLGKNTKSTIISKGISAGKSQNSYRGLVQIASRAENARNFSQCDSLLMGNECGAHTFPYIEAKNKTAQIEHEATTSKIGEDQIFYCNQRGIDTEKAIALIVNGFSKEVLNKLPMEFAVEAQKLLEISLEGSVG; via the coding sequence ATGAGTAAATATACTGAAGACGATTTAAGAGAAGAACTTAAGACTAAAGAATACGAATACGGATTTTACACCGATATTGAATCTGAAACATTCCCTGTTGGTTTAAATGAAGACATAGTACGTGCTATTTCTGTAAAAAAAGAGGAGCCGGAATGGATGACCGAGTGGCGTTTAGAAGCCTTTCGTATCTGGCAAGGTATGACCGAACCGGAATGGGCTAACGTACACTACGAAAAACCAGATTTCCAAGCTATTTCGTATTATTCAGCACCAAATAAAAAGCCTAAATACGATAGTTTAGACGAGGTTGATCCAGAATTACTGGCAACTTTCGAAAAATTAGGTATCTCTTTAGATGAACAAAAGAAATTAGCTGGTGTAGCTATGGATGTGGTTGTCGATTCTGTATCGGTAGCAACAACCTTTAAAAAGACTTTAGCTGAACAAGGTATTATTTTCTGCTCGATTTCTGAGGCTATTAAAGAACACCCTGAATTAGTAAAAAAATATATCGGAACTGTAGTACCAAAAACAGATAACTTCTATGCGGCCTTAAACAGTGCAGTATTTAGTGATGGTAGTTTCTGTTACATTCCAAAAGGTGTTAGATGTCCTATGGAATTATCAACATACTTCCGTATCAATCAAGCCGGAACTGGTCAGTTTGAAAGAACATTGGTTATTGCTGATGAAGGCAGTTATGTAAGTTACCTTGAAGGTTGTACAGCACCAAGTCGTGATGAAAACCAATTACACGCTGCTGTTGTTGAGCTTATCGCTTTAGACGACGCTGAAATTAAATACAGTACCGTACAAAACTGGTTCCCTGGTAATGCCGAAGGTAAAGGTGGTGTTTACAACTTCGTTACCAAACGTGGTTTATGTGAAAAGAACGCTAAAATCTCTTGGACTCAAGTAGAAACCGGAAGTGCTGTAACCTGGAAATACCCTTCATGTGTATTAAAAGGTGATAATTCGGTTGGGGAGTTTTACTCAATCGCCGTAACCAATAACTTCCAGCAAGCCGATACCGGAACGAAGATGATTCACCTTGGTAAAAACACAAAATCTACTATTATTTCAAAAGGTATTTCAGCAGGTAAATCACAAAACTCATACCGTGGATTGGTACAAATTGCAAGTCGTGCCGAAAACGCTCGTAACTTCTCGCAATGTGATAGTTTACTAATGGGTAACGAGTGTGGTGCGCATACCTTTCCGTATATCGAAGCTAAAAATAAAACGGCTCAAATCGAGCACGAGGCTACAACAAGTAAAATTGGTGAAGACCAGATTTTCTATTGTAACCAACGTGGTATCGATACCGAAAAAGCGATTGCACTTATCGTAAACGGATTCAGCAAAGAGGTACTTAATAAGTTACCAATGGAATTCGCGGTTGAAGCTCAAAAATTATTAGAAATAAGCTTAGAAGGAAGCGTTGGATAA
- the thiL gene encoding thiamine-phosphate kinase: protein MIEDKNQQRTDLSTLGEFGLIDHLTKNFVINHKSTVKGIGDDAAVLDFKKKVVVTTDLLVEGVHFDLSYMPLKHLGYKSVIVNLSDVYAMNATATQITVSIAVSNRFPLEALEEIYSGIETAAKIYNIDVIGGDTTSSNKGLLISVTALGEVENEVYRSGAKPNDLLVVTGDLGAAYMGLQVLEREKEVFKVNPNNQPDLDQYTYLIERQLKPEARKDIVKLLNDLDVKPTSMIDISDGLSSEIMHICKQSKVGCDLYESKIPLDPQVISTCEEFNIDSTTVALNGGEDYELLMTISQDDYPKIKANPNLTIIGYITEESAGMHLVTRAETKISIKAQGWKNFNE, encoded by the coding sequence ATGATAGAAGATAAAAACCAGCAACGTACAGATTTAAGTACTTTAGGAGAGTTTGGATTGATAGACCACCTGACTAAGAATTTTGTAATTAATCATAAATCGACAGTGAAAGGTATTGGTGATGATGCCGCGGTGCTTGATTTTAAGAAAAAAGTTGTTGTAACAACCGATTTATTAGTTGAAGGCGTACACTTCGATTTAAGTTATATGCCTTTAAAACACTTAGGTTATAAGTCGGTGATTGTGAATCTATCTGATGTGTATGCTATGAATGCTACGGCTACACAAATTACTGTTTCTATTGCAGTTTCGAATCGTTTTCCTTTAGAGGCTTTAGAAGAAATTTATTCAGGTATTGAAACGGCTGCCAAAATTTATAATATTGATGTGATTGGAGGTGATACAACGTCTTCAAATAAGGGCCTTTTAATTTCTGTAACGGCTTTAGGTGAAGTAGAAAATGAGGTATACCGCAGTGGAGCAAAACCTAACGATTTATTAGTGGTTACCGGAGATTTGGGAGCAGCGTACATGGGTTTACAAGTGTTAGAACGTGAAAAGGAGGTGTTTAAAGTTAACCCTAATAATCAACCGGATTTAGATCAGTATACATACTTAATCGAGCGTCAGTTAAAACCTGAAGCTAGAAAGGATATTGTTAAGTTGCTTAACGATTTAGATGTGAAGCCAACATCGATGATTGATATTAGCGACGGCTTGTCTTCTGAAATTATGCATATCTGTAAGCAAAGTAAGGTAGGTTGCGATTTATATGAATCTAAAATTCCTTTAGATCCTCAGGTGATTTCTACATGCGAAGAATTTAATATTGATAGTACTACAGTGGCTCTAAACGGGGGCGAGGATTATGAATTGTTAATGACGATTTCTCAAGACGATTATCCTAAAATTAAAGCAAATCCTAATTTAACCATTATTGGTTATATTACCGAGGAAAGCGCTGGAATGCATCTGGTAACAAGGGCAGAAACTAAAATTTCTATTAAAGCTCAGGGTTGGAAAAACTTTAACGAGTAA